A part of Prionailurus viverrinus isolate Anna chromosome E1, UM_Priviv_1.0, whole genome shotgun sequence genomic DNA contains:
- the SPATA20 gene encoding spermatogenesis-associated protein 20 isoform X4, whose product MPAGGKGSRTNCSPSTPQKVPNRLINEKSPYLLQHAYNPVDWYPWGQEAFDKARKENKPIFLSVGYSTCHWCHMMEEESFQNEEIGRLLSEDFVSVKVDREERPDVDKVYMTFVQATSSGGGWPMNVWLTPNLQPFVGGTYFPLDDGLTRVGFRTVLLRIREQWKQNKNTLLENSQRVTAALLARSEISMGDRQLPPSGATMNSRCFQQLDEGYDEEYGGFAEAPKFPTPVILSFLFSYWLSHRLTQDGSRAQQMALHTLKMMANGGIRDHVGQGFHRYSTDRQWHIPHFEKMLYDQAQLAVAYSQAFQISGDEFYSDVARGILQYVARNLSHRSGGFCSAEDADSPPERGMQPKEGAFYVWTVKEVQQLLSEPVPGATEPLTSGQLLMKHYGLTEAGNISPSQDPKGELHGRNVLTVRYSLELTAARFGLDVEAVQTLLNTGLEKLFQARKHRPRPHLDSKMLASWNGLMVSGFAVTGAVLGLERLINYATNGAKFLKRHMFDVASGRLMRTCYAGSGGTVEHSNPPCWGFLEDYAFVVRGLLDLYEASQESSWLEWALRLQDAQDRLFWDSQGGGYFCSEAELGAGLPLRLKDDQDGAEPSANSVSAHNLLRLHGFTGHKDWMDKCVSLLTAFSERLRRVPVALPEMVRALSAHQQTLKQIVICGDPQAKDTKALLQCVHSIYIPNKVLILANGDPSSFLSRQLPFLSTLRRLEDRATAYVCENQACSVPITEPCELRKLLHQ is encoded by the exons ATGCCCgctggagggaagggaagccGGACCAACTGCTCCCCATCCACACCCCAGAAGGTCCCCAACCGCCTGATCAATGAGAAGTCACCATACCTCCTGCAGCATGCCTACAACCCTGTGGACTG GTACCCCTGGGGACAGGAAGCCTTCGACAAggccaggaaagaaaacaagccaATTTTCCTTTCAG TGGGGTACTCCACCTGCCACTGGTGCCACATGATGGAGGAGGAGTCCTTCCAGAATGAGGAGATCGGCCGCCTGCTCAGTGAGGACTTTGTCAGCGTGAAAGTGGACCGGGAGGAGCGGCCAGATGTGGACAAGGTGTATATGACCTTCGTACAA GCCACCAGCAGTGGTGGGGGCTGGCCCATGAACGTGTGGTTGACTCCCAATCTCCAGCCCTTTGTGGGGGGCACCTACTTTCCCCTTGATGATGGCTTGACCCGAGTTGGCTTCCGCACGGTGTTGCTGAGGATACGGGAGCAG TGGAAACAGAACAAGAACACCCTGCTAGAGAACAGCCAACGTGTCACCGCAGCCCTACTGGCCCGCTCAGAGATCAGCATGGGTGACCGCCAGCTGCCGCCCTCCGGCGCCACCATGAACAGCCGCTGCTTCCAGCAGCTGGACGAGGGCTATGACGAGGAGTACGGGGGCTTCGCCGAGGCCCCCAAGTTCCCCACCCCGG TGATCCTGAGCTTCCTGTTCTCCTACTGGCTCAGCCATCGACTCACCCAGGATGGCTCTCGGGCCCAGCAGATGGCCTTGCACACCCTGAAGATGATGGCTAACGGGGGCATCCGAGACCACGTGGGACAG GGCTTCCACCGCTACTCCACGGACCGCCAGTGGCACATCCCCCACTTCGAGAAGATGCTGTACGACCAGGCGCAGCTCGCGGTGGCCTATTCACAGGCCTTCCAG ATCTCTGGTGACGAGTTCTACTCCGATGTTGCCAGAGGCATCCTGCAGTACGTGGCTCGGAACCTGAGTCATCGG TCTGGAGGCTTCTGCAGCGCAGAGGATGCAGACTCGCCCCCAGAGCGGGGCATGCAGCCCAAAGAGGGTGCCTTCTACGTGTGGACGGTCAAAGAGGTCCAGCAGCTACTTTCTGAGCCTGTGCCGGGTGCCACGGAGCCCCTGACCTCGGGCCAGCTCCTCATGAAGCATTACGGGCTCACGGAGGCGGGCAACATCAGCCCCAGTCAG GACCCCAAGGGGGAGCTGCACGGCCGGAATGTGCTGACTGTCCGCTATTCGCTGGAACTGACCGCTGCCCGCTTCGGCCTGGACGTGGAGGCCGTGCAGACCTTGCTCAATACGGGGCTGGAGAAGCTCTTCCAGGCCCGGAAACATCGGCCGAGGCCGCACCTGGACAGCAAGATGCTGGCTTCCTGGAACG GACTGATGGTGTCTGGGTTCGCTGTGACTGGGGCCGTCCTGGGCCTGGAGAGGCTGATCAACTATGCCACCAATGGTGCCAAGTTCCTGAAGCGGCATATGTTTGACGTGGCCAGCGGCCGCCTCATGCGGACATGCTATGCAGGCTCCGGGGGAACCGTGGAGCACAG caacccaCCCTgctggggcttcctggaggacTATGCCTTCGTAGTGCGGGGCCTACTGGACCTGTACGAGGCCTCGCAGGAGAGCTCGTGGCTCGAGTGGGCTCTGAGGCTGCAAGATGCCCAGGACAGGCTCTTCTGGGACTCCCAAGGTGGCGGCTACTTCTGCAGCGAGGCCGAGCTGGGGGCTGGTCTGCCCCTGCGTCTGAAGGACG ACCAGGATGGCGCGGAGCCCAGTGCCAACTCCGTCTCAGCCCACAACCTGCTTCGGCTGCACGGCTTTACGGGCCACAAAGACTGGATGGACAAGTGCGTGAGCCTGTTGACCGCCTTCTCTGAGCGCCTGCGCCGTGTGCCCGTGGCCTTGCCCGAGATGGTCCGTGCCCTCTCAGCCCATCAGCAGACCCtcaagcag ATCGTGATCTGTGGAGACCCCCAGGCCAAGGACACCAAGGCTCTGTTGCAGTGTGTCCACTCCATCTACATTCCTAACAAG GTGCTGATCTTGGCCAACGGGGACCCCTCCAGCTTCCTGTCCCGTCAGCTGCCCTTTCTGAGTACCCTGCGACGGCTAGAAGACCGGGCCACGGCCTACGTGTGTGAGAATCAAGCCTGCTCAGTGCCCATCACGGAGCCCTGTGAGTTACGAAAACTGCTACATCAGTGA
- the SPATA20 gene encoding spermatogenesis-associated protein 20 isoform X1 yields the protein MLGARTWLGRGLLLPCARAGLAASPRGSSSRDKDRSVTVSSSGPMPAGGKGSRTNCSPSTPQKVPNRLINEKSPYLLQHAYNPVDWYPWGQEAFDKARKENKPIFLSVGYSTCHWCHMMEEESFQNEEIGRLLSEDFVSVKVDREERPDVDKVYMTFVQATSSGGGWPMNVWLTPNLQPFVGGTYFPLDDGLTRVGFRTVLLRIREQWKQNKNTLLENSQRVTAALLARSEISMGDRQLPPSGATMNSRCFQQLDEGYDEEYGGFAEAPKFPTPVILSFLFSYWLSHRLTQDGSRAQQMALHTLKMMANGGIRDHVGQGFHRYSTDRQWHIPHFEKMLYDQAQLAVAYSQAFQISGDEFYSDVARGILQYVARNLSHRSGGFCSAEDADSPPERGMQPKEGAFYVWTVKEVQQLLSEPVPGATEPLTSGQLLMKHYGLTEAGNISPSQDPKGELHGRNVLTVRYSLELTAARFGLDVEAVQTLLNTGLEKLFQARKHRPRPHLDSKMLASWNGLMVSGFAVTGAVLGLERLINYATNGAKFLKRHMFDVASGRLMRTCYAGSGGTVEHSNPPCWGFLEDYAFVVRGLLDLYEASQESSWLEWALRLQDAQDRLFWDSQGGGYFCSEAELGAGLPLRLKDDQDGAEPSANSVSAHNLLRLHGFTGHKDWMDKCVSLLTAFSERLRRVPVALPEMVRALSAHQQTLKQIVICGDPQAKDTKALLQCVHSIYIPNKVLILANGDPSSFLSRQLPFLSTLRRLEDRATAYVCENQACSVPITEPCELRKLLHQ from the exons ATGCTGGGCGCTCGGACCTGGCTGGGCCGCGGCCTCCTGCTGCCCTGCGCCCGGGCGGGCCTCGCCGCGAGCCCCAG GGGTAGCTCCTCCCGGGACAAGGACCGAAGTGTGACGGTCAGCAGTTCAGGGCCCATGCCCgctggagggaagggaagccGGACCAACTGCTCCCCATCCACACCCCAGAAGGTCCCCAACCGCCTGATCAATGAGAAGTCACCATACCTCCTGCAGCATGCCTACAACCCTGTGGACTG GTACCCCTGGGGACAGGAAGCCTTCGACAAggccaggaaagaaaacaagccaATTTTCCTTTCAG TGGGGTACTCCACCTGCCACTGGTGCCACATGATGGAGGAGGAGTCCTTCCAGAATGAGGAGATCGGCCGCCTGCTCAGTGAGGACTTTGTCAGCGTGAAAGTGGACCGGGAGGAGCGGCCAGATGTGGACAAGGTGTATATGACCTTCGTACAA GCCACCAGCAGTGGTGGGGGCTGGCCCATGAACGTGTGGTTGACTCCCAATCTCCAGCCCTTTGTGGGGGGCACCTACTTTCCCCTTGATGATGGCTTGACCCGAGTTGGCTTCCGCACGGTGTTGCTGAGGATACGGGAGCAG TGGAAACAGAACAAGAACACCCTGCTAGAGAACAGCCAACGTGTCACCGCAGCCCTACTGGCCCGCTCAGAGATCAGCATGGGTGACCGCCAGCTGCCGCCCTCCGGCGCCACCATGAACAGCCGCTGCTTCCAGCAGCTGGACGAGGGCTATGACGAGGAGTACGGGGGCTTCGCCGAGGCCCCCAAGTTCCCCACCCCGG TGATCCTGAGCTTCCTGTTCTCCTACTGGCTCAGCCATCGACTCACCCAGGATGGCTCTCGGGCCCAGCAGATGGCCTTGCACACCCTGAAGATGATGGCTAACGGGGGCATCCGAGACCACGTGGGACAG GGCTTCCACCGCTACTCCACGGACCGCCAGTGGCACATCCCCCACTTCGAGAAGATGCTGTACGACCAGGCGCAGCTCGCGGTGGCCTATTCACAGGCCTTCCAG ATCTCTGGTGACGAGTTCTACTCCGATGTTGCCAGAGGCATCCTGCAGTACGTGGCTCGGAACCTGAGTCATCGG TCTGGAGGCTTCTGCAGCGCAGAGGATGCAGACTCGCCCCCAGAGCGGGGCATGCAGCCCAAAGAGGGTGCCTTCTACGTGTGGACGGTCAAAGAGGTCCAGCAGCTACTTTCTGAGCCTGTGCCGGGTGCCACGGAGCCCCTGACCTCGGGCCAGCTCCTCATGAAGCATTACGGGCTCACGGAGGCGGGCAACATCAGCCCCAGTCAG GACCCCAAGGGGGAGCTGCACGGCCGGAATGTGCTGACTGTCCGCTATTCGCTGGAACTGACCGCTGCCCGCTTCGGCCTGGACGTGGAGGCCGTGCAGACCTTGCTCAATACGGGGCTGGAGAAGCTCTTCCAGGCCCGGAAACATCGGCCGAGGCCGCACCTGGACAGCAAGATGCTGGCTTCCTGGAACG GACTGATGGTGTCTGGGTTCGCTGTGACTGGGGCCGTCCTGGGCCTGGAGAGGCTGATCAACTATGCCACCAATGGTGCCAAGTTCCTGAAGCGGCATATGTTTGACGTGGCCAGCGGCCGCCTCATGCGGACATGCTATGCAGGCTCCGGGGGAACCGTGGAGCACAG caacccaCCCTgctggggcttcctggaggacTATGCCTTCGTAGTGCGGGGCCTACTGGACCTGTACGAGGCCTCGCAGGAGAGCTCGTGGCTCGAGTGGGCTCTGAGGCTGCAAGATGCCCAGGACAGGCTCTTCTGGGACTCCCAAGGTGGCGGCTACTTCTGCAGCGAGGCCGAGCTGGGGGCTGGTCTGCCCCTGCGTCTGAAGGACG ACCAGGATGGCGCGGAGCCCAGTGCCAACTCCGTCTCAGCCCACAACCTGCTTCGGCTGCACGGCTTTACGGGCCACAAAGACTGGATGGACAAGTGCGTGAGCCTGTTGACCGCCTTCTCTGAGCGCCTGCGCCGTGTGCCCGTGGCCTTGCCCGAGATGGTCCGTGCCCTCTCAGCCCATCAGCAGACCCtcaagcag ATCGTGATCTGTGGAGACCCCCAGGCCAAGGACACCAAGGCTCTGTTGCAGTGTGTCCACTCCATCTACATTCCTAACAAG GTGCTGATCTTGGCCAACGGGGACCCCTCCAGCTTCCTGTCCCGTCAGCTGCCCTTTCTGAGTACCCTGCGACGGCTAGAAGACCGGGCCACGGCCTACGTGTGTGAGAATCAAGCCTGCTCAGTGCCCATCACGGAGCCCTGTGAGTTACGAAAACTGCTACATCAGTGA
- the SPATA20 gene encoding spermatogenesis-associated protein 20 isoform X3, producing the protein MSHLSSPPPKHKGEHKGHGLPRGSERGSSSRDKDRSVTVSSSGPMPAGGKGSRTNCSPSTPQKVPNRLINEKSPYLLQHAYNPVDWYPWGQEAFDKARKENKPIFLSVGYSTCHWCHMMEEESFQNEEIGRLLSEDFVSVKVDREERPDVDKVYMTFVQATSSGGGWPMNVWLTPNLQPFVGGTYFPLDDGLTRVGFRTVLLRIREQWKQNKNTLLENSQRVTAALLARSEISMGDRQLPPSGATMNSRCFQQLDEGYDEEYGGFAEAPKFPTPVILSFLFSYWLSHRLTQDGSRAQQMALHTLKMMANGGIRDHVGQGFHRYSTDRQWHIPHFEKMLYDQAQLAVAYSQAFQISGDEFYSDVARGILQYVARNLSHRSGGFCSAEDADSPPERGMQPKEGAFYVWTVKEVQQLLSEPVPGATEPLTSGQLLMKHYGLTEAGNISPSQDPKGELHGRNVLTVRYSLELTAARFGLDVEAVQTLLNTGLEKLFQARKHRPRPHLDSKMLASWNGLMVSGFAVTGAVLGLERLINYATNGAKFLKRHMFDVASGRLMRTCYAGSGGTVEHSNPPCWGFLEDYAFVVRGLLDLYEASQESSWLEWALRLQDAQDRLFWDSQGGGYFCSEAELGAGLPLRLKDDQDGAEPSANSVSAHNLLRLHGFTGHKDWMDKCVSLLTAFSERLRRVPVALPEMVRALSAHQQTLKQIVICGDPQAKDTKALLQCVHSIYIPNKVLILANGDPSSFLSRQLPFLSTLRRLEDRATAYVCENQACSVPITEPCELRKLLHQ; encoded by the exons ATGAGCCACCTTTCTtcaccccccccaaaacacaagGGGGAGCACAAAGGCCACGGTCTCCCCCGTGGTTCAGAAAG GGGTAGCTCCTCCCGGGACAAGGACCGAAGTGTGACGGTCAGCAGTTCAGGGCCCATGCCCgctggagggaagggaagccGGACCAACTGCTCCCCATCCACACCCCAGAAGGTCCCCAACCGCCTGATCAATGAGAAGTCACCATACCTCCTGCAGCATGCCTACAACCCTGTGGACTG GTACCCCTGGGGACAGGAAGCCTTCGACAAggccaggaaagaaaacaagccaATTTTCCTTTCAG TGGGGTACTCCACCTGCCACTGGTGCCACATGATGGAGGAGGAGTCCTTCCAGAATGAGGAGATCGGCCGCCTGCTCAGTGAGGACTTTGTCAGCGTGAAAGTGGACCGGGAGGAGCGGCCAGATGTGGACAAGGTGTATATGACCTTCGTACAA GCCACCAGCAGTGGTGGGGGCTGGCCCATGAACGTGTGGTTGACTCCCAATCTCCAGCCCTTTGTGGGGGGCACCTACTTTCCCCTTGATGATGGCTTGACCCGAGTTGGCTTCCGCACGGTGTTGCTGAGGATACGGGAGCAG TGGAAACAGAACAAGAACACCCTGCTAGAGAACAGCCAACGTGTCACCGCAGCCCTACTGGCCCGCTCAGAGATCAGCATGGGTGACCGCCAGCTGCCGCCCTCCGGCGCCACCATGAACAGCCGCTGCTTCCAGCAGCTGGACGAGGGCTATGACGAGGAGTACGGGGGCTTCGCCGAGGCCCCCAAGTTCCCCACCCCGG TGATCCTGAGCTTCCTGTTCTCCTACTGGCTCAGCCATCGACTCACCCAGGATGGCTCTCGGGCCCAGCAGATGGCCTTGCACACCCTGAAGATGATGGCTAACGGGGGCATCCGAGACCACGTGGGACAG GGCTTCCACCGCTACTCCACGGACCGCCAGTGGCACATCCCCCACTTCGAGAAGATGCTGTACGACCAGGCGCAGCTCGCGGTGGCCTATTCACAGGCCTTCCAG ATCTCTGGTGACGAGTTCTACTCCGATGTTGCCAGAGGCATCCTGCAGTACGTGGCTCGGAACCTGAGTCATCGG TCTGGAGGCTTCTGCAGCGCAGAGGATGCAGACTCGCCCCCAGAGCGGGGCATGCAGCCCAAAGAGGGTGCCTTCTACGTGTGGACGGTCAAAGAGGTCCAGCAGCTACTTTCTGAGCCTGTGCCGGGTGCCACGGAGCCCCTGACCTCGGGCCAGCTCCTCATGAAGCATTACGGGCTCACGGAGGCGGGCAACATCAGCCCCAGTCAG GACCCCAAGGGGGAGCTGCACGGCCGGAATGTGCTGACTGTCCGCTATTCGCTGGAACTGACCGCTGCCCGCTTCGGCCTGGACGTGGAGGCCGTGCAGACCTTGCTCAATACGGGGCTGGAGAAGCTCTTCCAGGCCCGGAAACATCGGCCGAGGCCGCACCTGGACAGCAAGATGCTGGCTTCCTGGAACG GACTGATGGTGTCTGGGTTCGCTGTGACTGGGGCCGTCCTGGGCCTGGAGAGGCTGATCAACTATGCCACCAATGGTGCCAAGTTCCTGAAGCGGCATATGTTTGACGTGGCCAGCGGCCGCCTCATGCGGACATGCTATGCAGGCTCCGGGGGAACCGTGGAGCACAG caacccaCCCTgctggggcttcctggaggacTATGCCTTCGTAGTGCGGGGCCTACTGGACCTGTACGAGGCCTCGCAGGAGAGCTCGTGGCTCGAGTGGGCTCTGAGGCTGCAAGATGCCCAGGACAGGCTCTTCTGGGACTCCCAAGGTGGCGGCTACTTCTGCAGCGAGGCCGAGCTGGGGGCTGGTCTGCCCCTGCGTCTGAAGGACG ACCAGGATGGCGCGGAGCCCAGTGCCAACTCCGTCTCAGCCCACAACCTGCTTCGGCTGCACGGCTTTACGGGCCACAAAGACTGGATGGACAAGTGCGTGAGCCTGTTGACCGCCTTCTCTGAGCGCCTGCGCCGTGTGCCCGTGGCCTTGCCCGAGATGGTCCGTGCCCTCTCAGCCCATCAGCAGACCCtcaagcag ATCGTGATCTGTGGAGACCCCCAGGCCAAGGACACCAAGGCTCTGTTGCAGTGTGTCCACTCCATCTACATTCCTAACAAG GTGCTGATCTTGGCCAACGGGGACCCCTCCAGCTTCCTGTCCCGTCAGCTGCCCTTTCTGAGTACCCTGCGACGGCTAGAAGACCGGGCCACGGCCTACGTGTGTGAGAATCAAGCCTGCTCAGTGCCCATCACGGAGCCCTGTGAGTTACGAAAACTGCTACATCAGTGA
- the SPATA20 gene encoding spermatogenesis-associated protein 20 isoform X2 produces MLGARTWLGRGLLLPCARAGLAASPRGSSSRDKDRSVTVSSSGPMPAGGKGSRTNCSPSTPQKVPNRLINEKSPYLLQHAYNPVDWYPWGQEAFDKARKENKPIFLSVGYSTCHWCHMMEEESFQNEEIGRLLSEDFVSVKVDREERPDVDKVYMTFVQATSSGGGWPMNVWLTPNLQPFVGGTYFPLDDGLTRVGFRTVLLRIREQWKQNKNTLLENSQRVTAALLARSEISMGDRQLPPSGATMNSRCFQQLDEGYDEEYGGFAEAPKFPTPVILSFLFSYWLSHRLTQDGSRAQQMALHTLKMMANGGIRDHVGQGFHRYSTDRQWHIPHFEKMLYDQAQLAVAYSQAFQISGDEFYSDVARGILQYVARNLSHRSGGFCSAEDADSPPERGMQPKEGAFYVWTVKEVQQLLSEPVPGATEPLTSGQLLMKHYGLTEAGNISPSQDPKGELHGRNVLTVRYSLELTAARFGLDVEAVQTLLNTGLEKLFQARKHRPRPHLDSKMLASWNGLMVSGFAVTGAVLGLERLINYATNGAKFLKRHMFDVASGRLMRTCYAGSGGTVEHSNPPCWGFLEDYAFVVRGLLDLYEASQESSWLEWALRLQDAQDRLFWDSQGGGYFCSEAELGAGLPLRLKDDQDGAEPSANSVSAHNLLRLHGFTGHKDWMDKCVSLLTAFSERLRRVPVALPEMVRALSAHQQTLKQVLILANGDPSSFLSRQLPFLSTLRRLEDRATAYVCENQACSVPITEPCELRKLLHQ; encoded by the exons ATGCTGGGCGCTCGGACCTGGCTGGGCCGCGGCCTCCTGCTGCCCTGCGCCCGGGCGGGCCTCGCCGCGAGCCCCAG GGGTAGCTCCTCCCGGGACAAGGACCGAAGTGTGACGGTCAGCAGTTCAGGGCCCATGCCCgctggagggaagggaagccGGACCAACTGCTCCCCATCCACACCCCAGAAGGTCCCCAACCGCCTGATCAATGAGAAGTCACCATACCTCCTGCAGCATGCCTACAACCCTGTGGACTG GTACCCCTGGGGACAGGAAGCCTTCGACAAggccaggaaagaaaacaagccaATTTTCCTTTCAG TGGGGTACTCCACCTGCCACTGGTGCCACATGATGGAGGAGGAGTCCTTCCAGAATGAGGAGATCGGCCGCCTGCTCAGTGAGGACTTTGTCAGCGTGAAAGTGGACCGGGAGGAGCGGCCAGATGTGGACAAGGTGTATATGACCTTCGTACAA GCCACCAGCAGTGGTGGGGGCTGGCCCATGAACGTGTGGTTGACTCCCAATCTCCAGCCCTTTGTGGGGGGCACCTACTTTCCCCTTGATGATGGCTTGACCCGAGTTGGCTTCCGCACGGTGTTGCTGAGGATACGGGAGCAG TGGAAACAGAACAAGAACACCCTGCTAGAGAACAGCCAACGTGTCACCGCAGCCCTACTGGCCCGCTCAGAGATCAGCATGGGTGACCGCCAGCTGCCGCCCTCCGGCGCCACCATGAACAGCCGCTGCTTCCAGCAGCTGGACGAGGGCTATGACGAGGAGTACGGGGGCTTCGCCGAGGCCCCCAAGTTCCCCACCCCGG TGATCCTGAGCTTCCTGTTCTCCTACTGGCTCAGCCATCGACTCACCCAGGATGGCTCTCGGGCCCAGCAGATGGCCTTGCACACCCTGAAGATGATGGCTAACGGGGGCATCCGAGACCACGTGGGACAG GGCTTCCACCGCTACTCCACGGACCGCCAGTGGCACATCCCCCACTTCGAGAAGATGCTGTACGACCAGGCGCAGCTCGCGGTGGCCTATTCACAGGCCTTCCAG ATCTCTGGTGACGAGTTCTACTCCGATGTTGCCAGAGGCATCCTGCAGTACGTGGCTCGGAACCTGAGTCATCGG TCTGGAGGCTTCTGCAGCGCAGAGGATGCAGACTCGCCCCCAGAGCGGGGCATGCAGCCCAAAGAGGGTGCCTTCTACGTGTGGACGGTCAAAGAGGTCCAGCAGCTACTTTCTGAGCCTGTGCCGGGTGCCACGGAGCCCCTGACCTCGGGCCAGCTCCTCATGAAGCATTACGGGCTCACGGAGGCGGGCAACATCAGCCCCAGTCAG GACCCCAAGGGGGAGCTGCACGGCCGGAATGTGCTGACTGTCCGCTATTCGCTGGAACTGACCGCTGCCCGCTTCGGCCTGGACGTGGAGGCCGTGCAGACCTTGCTCAATACGGGGCTGGAGAAGCTCTTCCAGGCCCGGAAACATCGGCCGAGGCCGCACCTGGACAGCAAGATGCTGGCTTCCTGGAACG GACTGATGGTGTCTGGGTTCGCTGTGACTGGGGCCGTCCTGGGCCTGGAGAGGCTGATCAACTATGCCACCAATGGTGCCAAGTTCCTGAAGCGGCATATGTTTGACGTGGCCAGCGGCCGCCTCATGCGGACATGCTATGCAGGCTCCGGGGGAACCGTGGAGCACAG caacccaCCCTgctggggcttcctggaggacTATGCCTTCGTAGTGCGGGGCCTACTGGACCTGTACGAGGCCTCGCAGGAGAGCTCGTGGCTCGAGTGGGCTCTGAGGCTGCAAGATGCCCAGGACAGGCTCTTCTGGGACTCCCAAGGTGGCGGCTACTTCTGCAGCGAGGCCGAGCTGGGGGCTGGTCTGCCCCTGCGTCTGAAGGACG ACCAGGATGGCGCGGAGCCCAGTGCCAACTCCGTCTCAGCCCACAACCTGCTTCGGCTGCACGGCTTTACGGGCCACAAAGACTGGATGGACAAGTGCGTGAGCCTGTTGACCGCCTTCTCTGAGCGCCTGCGCCGTGTGCCCGTGGCCTTGCCCGAGATGGTCCGTGCCCTCTCAGCCCATCAGCAGACCCtcaagcag GTGCTGATCTTGGCCAACGGGGACCCCTCCAGCTTCCTGTCCCGTCAGCTGCCCTTTCTGAGTACCCTGCGACGGCTAGAAGACCGGGCCACGGCCTACGTGTGTGAGAATCAAGCCTGCTCAGTGCCCATCACGGAGCCCTGTGAGTTACGAAAACTGCTACATCAGTGA